One genomic region from Nostoc sp. 'Peltigera membranacea cyanobiont' N6 encodes:
- a CDS encoding siphovirus Gp157 family protein, whose protein sequence is MNLALAQQSLAGLSQTAAHLWEQLTNCQTPEEEAAIITAIWETQEVQEEVVDIQAELALQLDAEIAAIKQRLEHLKAVHQSALLRLERWRQKLDETILEQTAAGILPEQMIGNSLRITIQENPPSCEVLIDAEQLSPKYRREKTVYSADKKAIIAAWKKGIPVDGTHIQRKRRVIYALTATAIHDFKDSLLT, encoded by the coding sequence ATGAATTTAGCACTCGCTCAACAATCCTTAGCAGGACTTTCCCAAACTGCTGCTCATCTCTGGGAACAACTAACCAATTGCCAGACTCCTGAAGAGGAAGCTGCTATCATCACCGCTATTTGGGAAACTCAGGAAGTTCAGGAAGAAGTTGTTGATATCCAAGCAGAATTAGCATTGCAACTGGATGCTGAAATAGCGGCTATTAAGCAACGACTAGAACATCTAAAAGCTGTACATCAATCAGCACTATTAAGACTAGAACGCTGGCGACAAAAATTAGATGAAACTATTTTAGAACAAACCGCCGCAGGAATTCTACCTGAGCAAATGATTGGTAATTCACTTCGCATCACGATTCAAGAAAATCCGCCAAGTTGTGAGGTGCTGATAGATGCAGAACAATTGTCTCCAAAATACCGCAGAGAAAAGACTGTTTACTCAGCAGACAAGAAAGCTATCATTGCTGCTTGGAAGAAAGGTATTCCTGTAGATGGCACTCACATCCAGCGTAAGCGCCGAGTTATCTATGCTTTAACAGCAACGGCAATTCACGACTTCAAAGACTCGCTTTTAACTTAG
- a CDS encoding nSTAND1 domain-containing NTPase: protein MSDNTSSYYAEIGGDFKGIQGDISGGIINQYIITQKSGVDIRSQPLISGSPYVGLTKFKEKDKDKFFGRDGQIISLSNYLEQNKLLLLMGVSGSGKSSLVLAGLIPHLENKWGTSKFSQLIFEPTADPFQSLDRNIPNEYRNIVGDLISESTEDILIRLVNGINQDYERQLIFIDQFEELFTLTPPDKQELFVKCLLRLIEQQNSSIHLVMTMRSDFLGSLSPYPELATALEKHIRIIKDMTRNELRLSIAEPAARNHVIFEGNLVEIIIDDFLGQAGSLPLLQYTLDLLWQRDKELDGLTDQVLNLSTYQDKDFGGVGGALQKQANIIYKKLNADEQKVAQKIFLELVDIVDEKRVSKPVELKTFQDGGVQEKVVNILIEKRLLVRGTDESDKTGIVQVAHEELLRSWDILDALFREKEDILLLRRRLVTDAKEWDELRKQDPRKAINALILNVPKLTKIINLAKEKSLLNLDALVTEFIKASIKYQNQVQTIEAERKQREVSTELSLANSLARYSSSLFDTHHELEAFVEAIKAGKILQKQKATDGKVIDALHKVLVEGSEYNRLEGHDNSVNSVSFSSDGKTLASGSWNKTIKLWNVHTGEEIRTLKGHDESVSSVSFSSDGKTLASGSRDKTIKLWNVETGEEIRTLKGHDYSVSSVSFSCDGKTLASASEDKTIKLWNVQTGEEIRTLKGHDESVSSVSFSSDDKTLASASEDKTIKLWNVQIGEEIRTLKGHDHVVYSVSFSSDGKTLASASEDKTIKLWNVQTGEEIRTLKGHDHVVYSVSFSSDCKTLASGSVDIKLWNVETGEEIRTLKEYDEPVISVSFSSDGKTLASGSLDKTIKLWNVQTGEEIRTLKGHDESVISVSFSSDGKTLASGSEDKTIKLWNIQTAEEICTLKGHDHFVSSVSFSSDGKTLASGSRDKTIKLWNIQTAEEICTLKGHDHFVSSVSFSSDGKTLASGSRDKTIKLWNIQTGEEIRTLKGHDHFVYSVSFSSDGKTLASGSGDRTIKLWDMDLNSLMGRSCDWVRNYLQNNPKVSESDRHLCDGIGTQK, encoded by the coding sequence ATGAGCGATAATACTTCAAGTTATTACGCGGAAATTGGCGGTGATTTCAAAGGTATCCAAGGGGATATTAGTGGCGGAATCATCAATCAATATATCATTACGCAAAAGTCTGGGGTTGACATTAGAAGTCAACCCTTAATTTCGGGTTCGCCCTATGTGGGATTAACAAAATTTAAAGAGAAAGATAAGGATAAGTTTTTTGGCAGAGACGGTCAAATTATTAGTTTGAGTAACTATTTAGAACAAAATAAGTTACTACTATTAATGGGCGTATCTGGTAGTGGTAAATCCTCGTTAGTTTTGGCTGGATTAATCCCACATCTTGAGAATAAATGGGGGACTTCTAAATTTTCTCAGCTGATATTTGAGCCAACAGCAGACCCGTTTCAATCTCTTGATCGAAACATTCCCAATGAATATCGTAATATTGTTGGTGATTTGATATCAGAATCAACTGAAGATATTTTAATTCGATTAGTCAATGGTATTAACCAAGATTACGAAAGGCAACTTATTTTTATCGATCAATTTGAAGAGCTTTTTACACTAACTCCTCCAGACAAACAAGAATTATTTGTCAAGTGTTTATTGCGGCTAATTGAACAGCAAAATTCTTCAATTCATTTAGTGATGACAATGCGTTCCGATTTTTTGGGAAGCTTAAGTCCTTATCCAGAATTAGCAACTGCATTAGAAAAGCATATTCGCATTATTAAAGATATGACGCGAAATGAATTGCGTTTGTCCATTGCTGAACCTGCTGCCAGGAATCATGTCATTTTTGAAGGGAATTTAGTTGAAATAATTATTGATGATTTTTTGGGGCAAGCTGGTTCTTTGCCATTGTTGCAATATACCCTAGATTTACTGTGGCAAAGGGATAAGGAATTAGATGGTTTAACTGACCAAGTTTTGAATCTTAGTACCTATCAAGATAAAGACTTTGGTGGTGTTGGAGGTGCATTGCAAAAACAAGCAAACATAATTTACAAGAAGTTAAATGCAGATGAACAGAAAGTTGCTCAGAAAATTTTTCTAGAGTTGGTGGATATTGTTGATGAAAAACGAGTCAGCAAACCTGTTGAATTAAAAACATTTCAGGATGGAGGAGTTCAAGAAAAGGTAGTTAATATTCTCATTGAGAAGCGTTTGCTAGTTCGGGGAACAGATGAAAGCGATAAAACAGGAATAGTTCAAGTTGCCCATGAGGAATTATTGAGATCCTGGGATATATTAGATGCTTTATTTAGGGAGAAAGAGGACATTCTTCTGCTTCGGCGGCGTTTAGTAACAGATGCAAAGGAGTGGGATGAACTACGCAAGCAAGATCCACGAAAAGCGATTAACGCATTAATTTTGAATGTTCCTAAGTTAACAAAAATTATAAACCTTGCAAAAGAGAAATCGCTCCTTAATTTGGATGCTTTAGTGACAGAATTTATTAAGGCTAGTATTAAATATCAGAATCAAGTCCAAACAATTGAAGCAGAAAGAAAGCAGAGGGAAGTTAGCACCGAACTTAGTCTAGCAAATTCTCTCGCTCGTTATTCCTCGTCTCTGTTTGATACACATCACGAATTAGAAGCTTTCGTTGAAGCGATTAAGGCAGGAAAAATTTTACAGAAACAGAAGGCAACCGACGGAAAAGTAATAGATGCCTTGCATAAAGTTCTTGTTGAAGGAAGCGAATATAATCGCTTGGAAGGGCATGATAATTCTGTCAATAGCGTCAGTTTTAGCTCCGACGGCAAGACTTTGGCTTCTGGTAGTTGGAACAAGACGATCAAACTCTGGAATGTACATACAGGAGAGGAAATCCGCACCCTCAAGGGGCATGATGAGTCTGTCTCTAGCGTCAGTTTTAGCTCCGACGGCAAGACTTTGGCTTCTGGTAGTAGGGACAAGACGATCAAACTCTGGAATGTAGAAACAGGAGAGGAAATTCGCACCCTCAAGGGGCATGATTATTCTGTCTCTAGCGTCAGTTTTAGCTGCGACGGCAAGACTTTGGCTTCTGCTAGTGAGGACAAGACGATCAAACTCTGGAATGTACAGACAGGAGAGGAAATTCGCACCCTCAAGGGGCATGATGAGTCTGTCTCTAGCGTCAGTTTTAGCTCCGACGACAAGACTTTGGCTTCTGCTAGTGAGGACAAGACGATCAAACTCTGGAATGTACAGATAGGAGAGGAAATCCGCACCCTCAAGGGGCATGATCATGTTGTCTATAGCGTCAGTTTTAGCTCTGACGGCAAAACTTTGGCTTCTGCTAGTGAGGACAAGACGATCAAACTCTGGAATGTACAGACAGGAGAGGAAATCCGCACCCTCAAGGGGCATGATCATGTTGTATATAGCGTCAGTTTTAGCTCCGACTGCAAGACTTTGGCTTCTGGTAGTGTTGACATCAAACTCTGGAATGTAGAAACAGGAGAAGAAATCCGCACCCTCAAGGAGTATGATGAACCTGTCATTAGCGTTAGTTTTAGCTCCGACGGCAAGACTTTGGCTTCTGGTAGCTTGGACAAGACGATCAAACTCTGGAATGTACAGACAGGAGAGGAAATCCGCACTCTCAAGGGGCATGATGAGTCTGTCATTAGCGTCAGTTTTAGCTCCGACGGCAAGACTTTGGCTTCTGGTAGTGAGGACAAGACGATCAAACTCTGGAATATACAGACAGCAGAGGAAATCTGCACCCTCAAGGGGCATGATCATTTTGTCTCTAGCGTCAGTTTTAGCTCCGACGGCAAAACTTTGGCTTCTGGTAGTAGGGACAAGACGATCAAACTCTGGAATATACAAACAGCAGAGGAAATCTGCACCCTCAAGGGGCATGATCATTTTGTCTCTAGCGTCAGTTTTAGCTCCGACGGCAAAACTTTGGCTTCTGGTAGTAGGGACAAGACGATCAAACTCTGGAATATACAGACAGGAGAGGAAATCCGCACCCTCAAGGGGCATGATCATTTTGTCTATAGCGTCAGTTTTAGCTCCGACGGCAAGACTTTGGCTTCTGGTAGTGGGGACAGGACGATCAAACTCTGGGATATGGATTTAAACTCTTTAATGGGGCGGAGTTGTGATTGGGTACGCAATTATTTACAAAATAATCCTAAAGTTAGCGAGAGCGATAGGCACTTATGCGACGGCATTGGCACTCAAAAGTAA
- a CDS encoding Uma2 family endonuclease, giving the protein MSTVITQSLTLEEFLKLPETKPASVYINGEIIQKPMPKGKHSRLQLRLCNSINDVAESLHIAYAFPELRCSFGIRSVVPDVAVFNWSRIPFAADGEAPNDFLLSPDWTIEILSPEQSSNRVTGNILYCLDHGCQLGWLIDPEDRSILVFRPNQQPELLQGDERLPVLAGINLELTVATVFGWLKMTS; this is encoded by the coding sequence ATGTCTACGGTAATTACCCAATCCCTGACTCTGGAGGAGTTTCTCAAGCTACCAGAAACAAAGCCTGCAAGCGTTTACATTAATGGTGAGATTATTCAAAAACCAATGCCAAAAGGGAAGCATAGCCGATTACAGTTAAGGCTATGCAACAGTATCAACGATGTTGCCGAAAGCCTTCATATTGCTTATGCCTTTCCAGAACTGCGCTGTAGTTTTGGTATCCGCTCAGTAGTACCTGATGTAGCGGTTTTCAACTGGTCGCGTATTCCCTTTGCTGCTGATGGGGAAGCACCAAATGATTTTTTGCTTTCTCCAGACTGGACAATTGAAATTCTTTCCCCTGAACAAAGTTCAAATCGAGTTACAGGCAATATTCTCTATTGCTTAGATCATGGTTGCCAATTAGGTTGGTTAATAGACCCAGAAGATCGTTCCATTTTGGTTTTCCGTCCAAATCAACAACCAGAACTTTTGCAGGGTGATGAGCGTTTGCCAGTATTAGCCGGGATCAACTTGGAGTTAACTGTTGCGACTGTGTTTGGTTGGCTAAAAATGACCAGTTAG
- a CDS encoding ThiF family adenylyltransferase, translating to MELNLDLANSSPVVTVNYSKIELWLVGCGGTGSWLAPSLVRLGRVLSQQGKQVKLYFVDPDHVESANVLRQCFCDAEIGLNKAKTLALRYSVAWKMEVTAIAQLFQPEWIVPSYNTLIVVTACVDNAKARESITQVLQHNTHRSAPHIWHLDCGNSKRSGQVLLGSHLSTNPNDYDFEALGCFRLPAPTIQQPDLLVSQLEELPNNNLSCEQMALLNSQSLSINQRVAAEAFDYLLQLTTGKVRRFATYFDLESGSGKSLYTTQVSIIQAIILGHSCATPIAFA from the coding sequence ATGGAGCTAAATCTTGATTTGGCAAATTCTTCTCCTGTCGTGACTGTCAACTACTCGAAGATAGAACTGTGGCTAGTTGGGTGCGGCGGTACTGGTTCTTGGCTGGCTCCTTCTTTGGTTCGGTTAGGCAGAGTTCTTTCTCAGCAAGGTAAACAAGTGAAACTCTACTTTGTTGACCCGGATCATGTTGAGTCAGCTAACGTTTTACGCCAGTGCTTCTGTGATGCAGAAATCGGACTCAACAAAGCCAAAACTCTGGCGCTGCGCTACTCCGTGGCTTGGAAGATGGAAGTTACAGCGATCGCTCAACTTTTCCAACCCGAATGGATTGTCCCCAGTTACAATACCCTGATTGTTGTCACTGCTTGTGTAGATAATGCCAAAGCGAGAGAGTCAATTACCCAAGTACTTCAGCACAACACTCATCGCTCTGCGCCTCACATTTGGCATTTGGATTGCGGTAACTCCAAGCGTAGTGGTCAGGTACTATTAGGTTCTCATCTGTCTACTAACCCCAATGACTATGATTTCGAGGCTTTAGGCTGCTTTCGCTTACCTGCGCCAACTATACAGCAACCCGATCTACTGGTTTCACAACTAGAAGAGTTGCCAAACAACAACTTGTCCTGTGAACAAATGGCTTTGCTCAATAGCCAGTCCTTGAGCATTAACCAGCGAGTTGCTGCGGAAGCATTTGATTATTTGCTGCAATTGACGACGGGGAAAGTACGACGATTTGCTACTTATTTCGACTTAGAGAGTGGTAGCGGAAAATCCCTGTATACAACGCAAGTCAGTATTATCCAGGCGATTATCCTGGGTCACTCCTGTGCGACGCCGATAGCGTTCGCGTAG
- a CDS encoding response regulator, translated as MVDIRVAIIEDHSLTRIGMRSSLNEQEGIQVVGDEATASNGLKLLQSTKPDIAIVDIGLPDRDGIWLVQQFRESLVSETAAQTKVMMLTSFAKEQMVLAAFAAGADSYCVKTIKFELLLEALHMTHEGQSWIDPAIARIVLKHTRQGAAAAVKPNATQTVTISAIDPEQASILQADPLTNRELQVLELIVQGYSNNEIAQKLYLSLGSVKVYVRGVLNKLCASDRTQAAVLALRAGLLN; from the coding sequence ATGGTAGATATTCGAGTAGCAATTATTGAAGACCATAGCTTAACGCGGATTGGGATGCGTAGTTCTCTCAACGAGCAAGAAGGTATTCAAGTCGTGGGTGATGAAGCTACAGCCTCCAATGGGTTGAAACTGCTCCAAAGTACGAAACCAGACATAGCGATCGTCGATATTGGCTTGCCGGATAGAGACGGAATATGGCTGGTGCAGCAGTTTCGGGAATCTCTAGTGTCGGAAACAGCAGCACAGACAAAAGTAATGATGCTCACTTCCTTTGCCAAAGAGCAGATGGTACTGGCAGCGTTTGCAGCCGGGGCAGACTCTTACTGTGTGAAGACAATTAAGTTCGAGTTGTTGCTGGAAGCGCTGCATATGACCCATGAAGGTCAGTCGTGGATTGACCCAGCGATCGCTCGTATTGTTCTCAAGCATACTCGTCAAGGAGCGGCGGCGGCGGTAAAACCTAATGCAACTCAGACGGTAACGATCTCTGCAATTGATCCAGAGCAAGCAAGCATTCTGCAAGCAGATCCATTGACAAATCGGGAACTGCAAGTCTTGGAGTTAATTGTCCAAGGCTATAGCAATAACGAGATTGCCCAGAAACTCTATCTCAGCTTGGGAAGTGTAAAAGTATATGTGCGTGGGGTTTTGAACAAGCTTTGTGCAAGCGATCGCACCCAAGCAGCTGTATTAGCGTTGCGGGCTGGTTTGCTCAATTGA
- a CDS encoding hybrid sensor histidine kinase/response regulator, producing the protein MKNTLSWNITSEQRNQRILLVDDSADSLRLLQVTLKLKGYNVIIADSGAEALVKIAESPPDLVLLDVVMPDMDGYEVTRQIKHNSNLPFIPILLVTGSEKSSVVKGLDAGADEFICKPVDKKELLARVRALLRLKHSMDEQLFLSQRREDFVTRLTHDLRTPLIAADQFLKLLQRGVFGNTLSAMRESLEQMAQSNQTLLSMVDTLLEVYQYEAGGKTLDFFVVDLWELCQQVVQELMPLADVKHLTLKAVLTKDTEASLVRVKGDRLELRRLLTNLVGNAIRFSDAGSVEIRLNSTVQGVTIEVEDTGIGMNPEEQLLLFDRFRQGKHQRRGNGLGLYLSRQIVEAHQGNISVSSTVGKGSIFTVYLPVQTAYSKMLSA; encoded by the coding sequence ATGAAGAACACTTTATCTTGGAATATAACTTCAGAACAAAGAAACCAAAGAATTCTGCTGGTTGATGACTCAGCTGACAGCCTCCGTTTGCTGCAAGTCACTTTGAAGCTGAAGGGATACAACGTGATCATAGCCGACAGTGGTGCTGAAGCATTGGTAAAAATTGCCGAATCTCCTCCCGATTTGGTACTCCTAGATGTGGTGATGCCGGATATGGATGGCTACGAAGTTACCCGACAAATTAAGCACAATTCAAACTTACCTTTTATCCCAATTTTGCTGGTGACAGGTTCTGAAAAATCAAGTGTCGTCAAAGGTTTAGATGCAGGTGCAGATGAATTTATTTGCAAGCCGGTAGATAAGAAGGAATTACTGGCCAGGGTGCGGGCTTTGTTGAGACTGAAACACAGTATGGATGAACAACTATTCCTTAGTCAGCGACGGGAAGATTTTGTGACCCGTCTTACTCACGATCTGCGAACTCCGTTGATAGCTGCTGACCAATTCCTAAAGTTGCTGCAAAGAGGTGTTTTTGGCAATACCTTATCAGCAATGCGTGAATCTTTAGAACAAATGGCTCAGAGTAACCAAACTTTGTTGTCAATGGTCGATACCTTGTTAGAAGTTTACCAGTATGAAGCTGGAGGCAAAACTTTGGATTTCTTTGTAGTTGACCTGTGGGAATTATGTCAGCAAGTAGTGCAAGAACTAATGCCTTTGGCTGATGTTAAACATTTAACTCTCAAAGCTGTCTTGACAAAGGATACTGAAGCTTCTTTAGTTAGAGTTAAAGGCGATCGCCTGGAACTACGCCGACTTCTGACTAACTTAGTTGGTAATGCCATTCGCTTCAGTGATGCTGGGTCAGTAGAAATTCGCCTCAATTCCACTGTTCAAGGAGTAACAATTGAAGTAGAGGATACAGGTATTGGCATGAATCCAGAAGAACAATTACTCTTATTTGATCGCTTTCGACAGGGCAAGCATCAACGTCGGGGGAACGGTTTAGGATTATATTTATCCCGTCAAATTGTTGAAGCCCATCAAGGGAATATCTCTGTTTCATCGACTGTTGGGAAAGGCAGTATCTTCACAGTTTATTTACCTGTGCAAACAGCTTATTCAAAAATGTTATCAGCATAA